In one Rhopalosiphum padi isolate XX-2018 chromosome 3, ASM2088224v1, whole genome shotgun sequence genomic region, the following are encoded:
- the LOC132926466 gene encoding EF-hand domain-containing protein D2 homolog — protein MFSNLSFKERQYILKEFPELSPNLIKRYEKTFTRYDTDNDGYLDVEDLKGMMMVRGVPWTHSAIVRLIKDADEDGDGKLSFREYLITQRKNVEWARRVLCALPEIDVGRVGVKGAKKYFEAKQPSPIAGNRKNMSY, from the exons atgttctcaaATCTTTCATTCAAAGAGCGACAATACATATTAAAAGAATTTCCAGAACTATcgccaaatttaataaaacgttaTGAAAAAACCTTCACAag atatgaCACGGACAATGATGGATATTTGGATGTAGAAGACCTCAAAGGTATGATGATGGTACGTGGTGTTCCATGGACTCACTCAGCGATTGTACGGCTTATCAAAGACGCAGATGAAGATGGTGATGGAAAACTAAGTTTTCGCGAG TATCTGATAACGCAACGCAAAAACGTGGAATGGGCCCGCCGAGTGTTGTGCGCCCTGCCTGAAATCGACGTCGGCCGTGTAGGCGTCAAAGGGGCTAAGAAATATTTCGAAGCCAAACAGCCGTCGCCCATAGCGGGAAATCGCAAGAACATgtcatactaa